In the genome of Neisseria animaloris, one region contains:
- a CDS encoding nitrous oxide reductase family maturation protein NosD, which yields MHTTAFTPPFPKTVLLITACGLFQTASAAVVNVAAGADLQQVINNAQAGDVLKLAAGGYRGKIVIDKPLTLEGPQDRSARIKGDRTGRTLSVHSPDVTVRNLTVTHSGLSLPAMDAGIFLDKSAARALVEHNNIFENSVGVYIWGANDALVRENKIVGDTELRLNERGNGVTVWNAPGSKVVGNDISEGRDGIYSNASTKNEFKNNRFSKLRYAVHYMYTNDSEVSGNFSDGNSIGYAIMFSERLKVKDNIAVNSRDQGLMLNYANHSEISGNVIDKADKCVFIYNANYNQISGNRFEGCKMGIHFTAAAEGNRFYGNSFVDNQSQVKYVGTRHIDWTDNGRGNYWSDNSAFDLDGDGIADTAYRPNGIIDQIVWRAPVARLLMNSPAVSIVKWAQSQFPAILPGGVTDSRPLMTPPQSETLKKYGNIKNKAV from the coding sequence ATGCACACTACCGCCTTTACTCCGCCTTTTCCCAAAACCGTTTTGCTGATAACGGCCTGCGGGCTGTTTCAGACGGCCTCTGCCGCCGTAGTGAACGTGGCCGCCGGTGCCGATTTGCAGCAGGTTATCAACAACGCACAGGCGGGAGACGTGCTGAAACTGGCTGCGGGCGGATACCGCGGCAAAATCGTGATCGACAAACCGCTGACGCTGGAAGGCCCGCAAGACCGGTCGGCCCGAATCAAAGGCGACCGCACGGGCCGCACCCTGTCGGTGCACTCTCCCGACGTTACCGTCCGCAACCTTACCGTTACCCATTCGGGTTTGAGCCTGCCCGCAATGGATGCCGGTATTTTTCTCGACAAATCCGCCGCCCGCGCCTTGGTCGAACACAACAATATTTTTGAAAACTCGGTCGGCGTGTACATCTGGGGGGCGAATGATGCCTTGGTGCGGGAAAACAAAATCGTCGGCGACACCGAATTGCGCCTGAACGAGCGTGGCAACGGCGTAACGGTGTGGAACGCGCCCGGGTCGAAAGTTGTCGGCAACGATATTTCCGAAGGCCGCGACGGTATCTATTCCAACGCCAGCACCAAAAACGAATTTAAAAACAACCGTTTCAGCAAACTCCGCTACGCCGTTCACTATATGTATACCAACGACAGCGAAGTCAGCGGCAATTTTTCAGACGGCAACAGCATAGGCTACGCCATCATGTTTTCCGAGCGGCTGAAAGTGAAAGACAACATCGCCGTCAACAGCCGCGACCAAGGCTTGATGCTCAATTACGCCAACCATTCCGAAATCAGCGGCAATGTGATCGACAAGGCCGACAAATGCGTGTTTATCTACAACGCCAACTACAACCAAATCAGCGGCAACCGTTTCGAGGGCTGCAAAATGGGCATCCACTTTACCGCTGCGGCGGAAGGCAACCGGTTTTACGGCAATTCGTTCGTCGACAACCAAAGCCAAGTGAAATATGTCGGCACCCGCCATATCGACTGGACGGATAACGGGCGCGGCAATTATTGGAGCGACAACAGCGCCTTCGATCTCGACGGCGACGGCATCGCCGACACCGCCTACCGCCCCAACGGCATCATCGACCAAATCGTCTGGCGCGCGCCCGTGGCAAGGCTGTTGATGAACAGCCCCGCGGTAAGCATCGTGAAATGGGCGCAATCGCAGTTCCCCGCCATTCTGCCCGGCGGCGTAACCGACAGCAGGCCGCTGATGACACCGCCGCAGAGTGAAACGTTAAAAAAATACGGCAACATCAAAAACAAGGCCGTCTGA
- a CDS encoding ABC transporter ATP-binding protein translates to MSTPHVVLNAVSKQYGNRFAVQNIDLTLQAGECVGLAGHNGAGKSTVIKLILGLITPDGGSVMLLGENVSGKHAAEIRRQIGYLPETVALHPSLTGKETMDFYAKLKKQPLSRNIELLERVGIAQAAGRRVGTYSKGMRQRLALAQALLGMPKVLLFDEPTTGLDPASRQMFYEIVRELSTGGATVLLSTHALSELNGHADRIVVMKNGSKVADGSMGELQRQSGLPATVSVRLKRPAALPARWRCSDGLNYTAQCGVEEKAALLLELGDMANIGQIDMHTPTLDDMYAEFLKREDV, encoded by the coding sequence ATGAGCACGCCGCACGTTGTTTTAAACGCAGTGAGCAAACAATACGGCAACCGGTTTGCCGTCCAAAACATCGATTTAACCCTGCAAGCGGGTGAATGCGTCGGCTTGGCCGGACACAACGGCGCAGGCAAATCCACCGTAATCAAGCTGATACTCGGCCTGATTACGCCCGACGGAGGTTCGGTGATGCTGCTGGGGGAAAACGTTTCCGGCAAGCATGCCGCCGAAATCCGCCGCCAAATCGGCTATCTGCCCGAAACCGTTGCACTGCATCCGTCGCTTACCGGCAAAGAAACGATGGATTTCTACGCCAAGCTGAAAAAGCAGCCGTTAAGCCGGAATATCGAATTGCTGGAGCGCGTCGGCATCGCCCAAGCCGCCGGAAGACGCGTCGGCACTTATTCCAAAGGGATGCGGCAGCGGCTGGCGTTGGCGCAGGCTTTGCTCGGTATGCCGAAAGTATTGCTGTTCGACGAGCCCACCACCGGTCTCGACCCGGCATCAAGGCAGATGTTTTACGAAATCGTGCGCGAACTGAGCACCGGGGGCGCAACCGTGCTGCTCAGTACCCACGCCCTGAGCGAATTGAACGGCCATGCCGACCGCATCGTCGTGATGAAAAACGGCAGCAAAGTCGCCGACGGCAGCATGGGCGAGCTGCAACGCCAAAGCGGCCTGCCCGCCACCGTCAGCGTGCGCTTGAAACGGCCTGCCGCCCTGCCTGCCCGCTGGCGGTGTTCAGACGGCCTCAACTACACCGCGCAATGCGGCGTAGAAGAAAAAGCCGCCCTGCTGCTCGAATTGGGCGACATGGCCAACATCGGACAAATCGACATGCATACGCCCACTTTGGATGATATGTATGCCGAATTTTTAAAACGGGAAGACGTATAG